Sequence from the Gemmatimonadaceae bacterium genome:
GGACGGCGATGATGTCGGCGGAGCGCAGCATCGCCATCGCTGCGTCGTCGAGCCGGAAGTCGGCGAGCACGCCCTCGTCGTACCCCCCAGGGAAGATCCGCTCTCCGCCAGCCACAAGCCGTATATCCTGCGACGCCGTTCGCCCCGGGCGCGCCGCCACGTGCGTGGCGTCGACGCCTTCACGCGCCAGCGCCGCGCGCACCCGAGCACCCGCATCATCGTCTCCGGTGCAGCTGACGAGCGACGCGCTGGCAGCGCCGGCGCGCAACGCATGCACGGCGAAATTGAGCGATATCCCGCCCACGCGCTCCGTGCCCCGCTCGACGTAGCGGTCGATGGTGCATTCGCCGACGGCGGCGACGCGCATGACGCGGGGAGCGGTTCGGTGAAGGGAGGAGGCGCGACACCAACCCTGCGCGCCGACGACGACAACCTACCGCGTAACTCCGCCGACGGCGAGGCACTCCCGAAGGTGCTCCCGAGGGCGCTCCCGAACGCACTCCCCCAAACGACACGATCCCCGGAAGCCGCATCGGCTTCCGGGGATCGCTGCTGACGGGATCGGCGTTGCCGCGCGCTGCTACGGCGTCGTCGCGGTGCAGCCGGTGAACGCGGGGTTGTTGCGCTCGGCCTGCGCCGGGATCAGCACGAGGTCGTTGCCATAGGCGCCCCCCTTGAAGTACGGCCCATTGGGGTACACCGAGGTTGCAGCGCGCTTGTAGTCCTTCACCAGGCGCCGCATGTCGCCCAACCGATGTGCCGTTCCCCAGAACCAGAAGGCGCGTTCGCGGAACAGGAGGTCTTCACGAGCGGTGGTCGACCCCGGATCGGTGAGCGGCGTCAGCGCGGCGAGCGTCCCCCGCGCGTCGTTCACCTTGGCCAGCCACCCGGTGGCGTCGCCCGCCTTGAGCAGCGCCTCCGCCTCGATGAGCCGCGCCTCCACCCCCGTGGCCAGCGGCACGGACGCGTTAGCGGTGGCGAAGACCGTCTGCGTGAAGTGGATCGCGCCATCCTGGCCCGCACGCGGCGTCGGTGTCCCGGCGGCGTTGCGGATCACGGTGACGCGCGGGTCGCGCGCCGAGATGTAGTCCATCCCCACGCCACCCTCCTTGTCGGCGGGTGCGTAGTTGAGCGTCCCGTTCATCCAGTCGTAGATCGCGTTCACGACCGACGTGGACGAGTACGACACGTTGAACACGAAGTTGCTCGGCACGCTCGCCACCGCGGTCGCAGCCTCGCTGTAGCGCGCGAGGTCGGTGAGCACGCGGCCTCGCCCCACCGCGACGAGGTTCCGGAACGGCTGGTCGGCGGTGGTGGTTCCCAGCGTCGTTGCCGCTGTGTCGAAATAGGCGACGGCGCGCGCGAACATCTGCGCGGTGGTGAGGATGTCGGTCTGCGGATCGAGGTCGTTGGCGTTGGCGACCGGGATCCCGCTGCAGTAATTCTCGCCGAGAATGACATAGGCGAAGCCCTGCAGCGCGTACAGGTGCCCCACCTGCGTCGCCTTGGTCGCCTTCTCGGTGGCCGTCCCCTCGGGGGCGAACTCCTTCAACGACTTGATGGCGCGGATGGTCTGCGTGGTCGACTGTCCCACGAAGGCCCACGTGGTGCTGAGCGGTTGCACCGCTTCGTTCTGTGCGCGGCTGTCGAGGTGTTCGGTTCCACCGCGCGCGGACTCGATTTCGTCGGTGAGCATGCCGCTGGTGATGTTGACGCCGTGGAACGACCCGCCGTAGTCGCCGCCATAGAAGGCGGCGAAATTGCCGATCGCCGAGGCGCGCAGCGCGGCCGCGCCCACGGCGCTGGCCGCCTTGTCGGGAGTGATCTGGTCCGGGGTCTGCACGTCGAGCATGCTCGAGGTGCTGCACGCGGCGCTGGTCCATGCGAGGGCTGCGGCCGCGAGCACCGTGGAGAGTGATCTATTGGTCATCGGTTGGCTCATTCGGTTGGCTCATGTCGATGAGGATGCACCGGGCAACGCGTCAGAACTGGATGTTGACGCGGGAGATGAAGTAGCGAAGCGGCGGTTGGGCCGTGAGTTCGCTGTTGCCTCCACCGGTGTTGGCGACGGAGTTGTTCGACTCCGGGTCGATGCCCGGGTACTTGCTCCACGGATAGCCCAGGTTGCGGGCCGCGACGTTGATGGACACGGAGCGTGAGCGCAGCCAGCGCGCCGCCAGGTTGGCCGGCAGCGTGTAGTTTGCCGAAATCTCGCGCAGCTTCATGAAGTCGTTACGGACGTAGTAGCCCCAGACGGTGCGCTTGCTGGAGCTGTTGGCCGCCGTGGCCGCCGCCTGGTCGGCGAGTGACGCCTTGGGGTCATTGACGGCCTGGCAGTTGCCGCTCGACTGGCAGCGCCACTCCTCGTACTGCCACCGCTTGTAGAAGTCGCCGCGGTAATCCATGAGCACCGACAGTTGCAACGCGCGATTGAGGAAGCCCAGCGTGGTGCTGAGCCCCGCCTCGCGCTGAGGCAGCGAAGAGCCCTTGTAGGCCAGGGCCGACGACACGACGATCTCGTTGTCGCCAATGAGTCCGTCGCCATTGGCATCGGCGAACGACTCGATCTTGCGGTCCCACAGGCCAAAGAGCGGATAGCCGACCTCATTGCGCGCACCGGGCGTCGTGGGCAGCGGGACACTCCCGGCATCGACGAGCTTGTTCTTGAGGAGCGAGCCGTTGGCGTGGAGGTCGAGCGAGAAGGCGCGGCTGCGCAGCACCGCCACATCGACGGTCAGTTCGGTGCCGCGATTCTCGACCGCGGCCAGATTCTGCCACTGCGTCGGCGAGCCCGACCCGATCGCCGTGCCGTACGACGGCGGGAGCGGGCGATTGTACAGCGCGTCGCGCGACAGCTTGCGGAACATCGTCGCCTCGACGTTGATGCGTCCATCGAGGAAGCCGACGTCGAATCCGCCTTCGACTTCGGTGGTGACTTCGGGTTTCAGGTCCTGGTTGCCGATGGAGGCGAGGCGTAGCCCAGGCTCATCGGCCGACGTCCCGGTCGGGAAGGCGGCGGCACCAAGGAACTGAAGCGCGGCGATGGTGCTCGGCTGCACGCCGGCCTTGCCGTACGCGGTGCGCAGGCGCAGGCGATCGACGCCGGGGAGCTTCGGGAACCACGCTTCGTCGGAGATGACGTACGAGACCGCGGCGCGCGGATAGATCGTGCGCTTGGCCTCGCGCCCGAAGGCGGAGGTCTGGTCGGTGCGCATGGCCCCGGTCAGGAAGAGGCGATCGCGCCACGACACCGCTTCTTCGATGAAGGCGCCGTAAGTGGCTTCCTCGGAGGTGAACTCCCACGACTCGCGCTGCCGCGCCGAGTTTGGGGTGGATGCACCTGGCGGGAGGCCATAGCCGCGTCCCTGCGACTGGTACAGCGCGTCGAAGAAGCGCTGCGCGCCCACTGACGTGCGCAGCGAGATCTGGTTGGTGAAGTCCTTCGTCGCCGTCGCGCCCACGTCGAGCGTGTAGCGCGAGTTGTTCGAGCGGTCGTAGTCCTTTCCCCCTTCGTTGGAGATGGGGCCCCACGACACGCCGACCTGCGGCCCCTGTCCCCTGAGTTGCTGGCGATAGCCGAACGAGTTGGTCTGGTCGAGCCCGACGACGGCGCGGGCGGTGAGCCAGCTGTACGGTTGCCAGTTGAGCGCGCTGCTCGCCGTGAAGCGATCGTCGCGCAGCTTGCCCTCGACGCCAAAGACGTCGCCGACGAACTCGCGCTGCAGGCCGTTGGTGGCGTTCTTGAAGCCGGGCCCCGTCATGTACTGGAACGTCATCCCGGCAAAGAACGTCCCCTCGAAGGCGTTGTAGAGGTCGCGCCTGATGTAGCCCGAGTTGACGTCGAGCGTGAGGTTGGGACGGATGCTGATCGAGAAGTTCCCGCGCATCGCGGCCATCGTCAGCTCATTGGGATTGATCTCCCGGTCGGTCGGGCGCGAGCCGCGGAGCGTGGTGATGCGATTGATCTCGTAGTCGGGCATCGTGTACGGGCCCACTTCGTTCTGGTACTCGCCCGAGAGGAAGTAGCGCAGTTGGTCGCTCCCTCCCGACACCTGCAACCCCGTGGTGTAGCGCGGTTGCGTCTGGAAGGGATCGGTCTCGGCCGCGGTCCACGGGTTGTAGCTCGTCACCGAGTCGACGACGCACGCCTTGCGGGCGGCCGCGAAGACCTTGCACTGCACCGGGCCACCCACGCGCTGGCCGGCTGCGTTGAGGTTGGTCCCCCATCCCTGGTAGTTGGAGGTGAAGCTCGCCGGCTGCGACACGGCGCCCCCCTCCGCGAAGATCGTCCACTTTGGTGCGCCGACCGTGCCACGCTTGGTGCGAATGACAATGACGCCGTTGGCGGCGGCCGTTCCGTAGAGCGCCGCAGCCGACGGTCCCTTGATGACGTCGAGTGATTCGATCTCGTCCGGATTCAGGGTGCCCAGGCGGTTGACGCGAATCGAGCTGAAGTTGCTGGCCGCCGGTGAGTTGTCGAAGCGGATACCGTCGATGATGATGAGCGGCTCGTTGGTGAGCGAGAGCGAGGAGGCACCGCGAATGCGGATCGAGCTCGAGGCACCGGTCTGCCCCGTCCCCTGGATGACCTGCAGCCCGGCGGTGCGCGCCTGCAGCAGCTCGTTGACGTTTGTGATGGGCGCCTTGCCGAGGAGTGAGTCGGCGTTGACGGTTGCCACGACGTTGCCGAACGACTTCTTCTCGACGTCGCCGGTGGCGGTGGTGATGACCTCGGCGAGCTGCGTGGCCGCGCGCGTGAGCGCGATGTCGGCCGTGACCTCGCCACCCGCGGGCACCACGACCTGCTGCGTGACGCTGGTGTACCCGATGCGCCGCACGCGCAGCGTGACGGTTCCGGCAGCAACGCCGGAGACCACGTACTGCCCTGTGGCGCCGGTGGCGGCTCCCAGGGTGGTGCCCACCACTTGTACCTGCGCGGCCGGGAGCGCCGACTTGTCGTCGGCGTCGGTGATGCGGCCGCGTATGCGTCCGGTCTGTTGCGCCGTGAGCGGCCCTGCCATTGTCGCGATCGCCATCGCGACGAGTGCCGCCAGATGCCACGATGCGCGTCTTGCTGAGACGTACCGCTGCATGCCTCCCTCCGGTGTGGTCCCGCGATCCTGGTTGTGAGCGATCCCCTGTGGGGGCAGGTGCGTGGCGATTATGGATCGGCGGTCACCGGCTGTCTAGCGTGGAATACCGGGCACGACTGGCGGTGCACCCTGCACAAGGTAGCTTGGGCTTCCATCGCCTTCACGCACGAGGAACCTGCATGCGCCTTCGGTTGATCGGCCTCACGCTCAGCTCGGCTGCGCTCGCCACGTCTGGTACCGCGCAAACGTTTTCACTCGATCACTTCGCGAACATCGCGCGCGTCTCCGACTTGCGCCTGGCGCCCGCGAGCGATCGCGCGGTCTTCGTCGTCGCCTGGCCCAACTACGAATCGAACGCCTTCGAGTCCGAGATCGTCGAGGTCGACCTGCGAACGCGGGTGCAACGCACGCTGACGCAGCGCAAGACGGCATCGTCGCCACGCTGGTCGCCGGACGGGGACCGCCTGGCTTTCCTCGCGGCCGTCGAGGGGAAGACACAACTGTTCGTGCTCCCCACGCGCGGCGGCGAAGCGGTGCAGGTCACGCGATCGCCCACGGGCGTCGGGAGTTTCGCCTGGCGACCGGACGGTCTGGGCTTCGCCTTCACCGCGGCTCCGTCACCGGCGTCGCGCGGCCGTTGGGACGACGCGTTCGAGGTGAATGGGAACGATTACCTCACCCTGGCCGCGCCGCGCACCGTCCATCTCTGGACGATTGCTGCCGACGGCGGAGCTGCAACGCGCGTGGCCGAGGGGGAGTGGTCGATCCCCTCCCTCTTTGCCACCGTGAGCTGGTCGGCCGATGGAAAGAAGCTGTACTTCACGCGACAGGAGTCACCGGGGACGCGCGAGTGGGAGCGGCGCGAGCTCTCCGTGGTCGACATCGCCACGGGGCGCATCACGCCGGTACCCGGTCTCGAGGACAAGCGCTGCGGCGCCGGCTGGCCGTCGCCCGATGGCAGCCGCCTGCTCGTCTCCTGCCCCGTCGACGGGCACGTGAAGAACCAGAGTGAACTCGCCGTCCTTTCATTGGATGGGGGGGTGTTCACGCGATTGACCGCTTCGCTCGATCGCAACTTCTCGCGCGGCACATGGCGCGGCGATTCGCGTGCCGTCATTGCCGCCGCTCCGGACGGTACGGCGAGCGGTGTCTGGGAGCTGCCGCTGGGCGGCGCGCCGCGCCGTATCGATGTGGGACGCGTGGGCGTGAATGATCTCGACCTCACCGCCGACGGGTCGCTGGTCTTCATCGGAAGCGAGGCGCTGCGTCCGCCGGAACTCTACCTGCTGCGCGCCGGTGCCAGCGTCCCGGAGCGCCTCACGAACATCCACGCGACCGTGGCCGCCTTGACGTTAGGCAAGGTGGAGGCCATGACATGGAAGAGCGACGACGGGCTCCCGCTCTCGGGAATCCTCACCTTCCCGCCCGACTTCGACCCATCGCGCCGCTACCCGCTGCTGCTCAACATCCACGGCGGTCCGTGGGGTTCCTCGCGCGAGGTCTTCGCGGCGCGCAACCAGCTCCTCGCCGGCAAGGGGTTCGTCGTCTTCGAGCCGAACTACCGCGGGAGTGACAACATGGGGAATGCGCTCTACTCGGCGGTCTATCGCGACCATGGCGCCGGCCCCGGGCGCGACGTGATGGCGGGGCTCGCCATCCTGAAGAAGCGCGCCTGGGTCGACACGACGCGCATCGGCGTCTCCGGCTGGTCGTACGGCGGCTACATGACTACGTGGCTCATTGGCCACTACACGGGATGGAAGGCGGCGATGGCCGGCGCCGCGGTCATCGATCTCGTCGACGACTACAACCTCAACGACCTGAGCCTCTATATCCGCGCCTACGGCGAGACGCTGTCCTTCCCCAAGGATCTCGCGCTCATGAAGGAGCAGTCGCCGATGACGTACGTCGACAACATGCGCACGCCGCTCCTTCTTCTCTCCAACACGGGCGACGTGCGCGTACCCGTGACGCAGTCGTACAAGCTCTACAACGCCCTCAAGGAGCGCGGGCGCGAGGTGCGCATGAAGCTGTGGCCGGTGGCCGGGCACTTCCCCGCCGACCCCTGGCGCGCCCGCGACATCGACCGCGAGTGGGCCGAGTTCTTCGTGCAACGCCTCAAGTAGGCGTCCCACGGGCGTTAGGCGTTGTCAGGCGTTCGTCAGGCGGTATTCACGTGGTCGGTGGCGTCGCCTCCTTCTTCACCACCACCCCGCCCTTGATCACCACCTTGACCCGCTCGAGTTCCGACACGTCCTTGAGCGGGTCGCCCTTCACGGCGATGAGGTCGGCCCAGGCGCCAGGCTTGAGGACGCCGACCTTTCCCGGCGTGCCTAACAAGTCGGCGGCGTTCACCGTCGCCGCCTGGATGGCCTGCATCGGCGTCATCCCCCACTCCACCATCTTCGCGAACTGCTTCCCGTTCATCCCGTGCGGGTAGACGCCGGCGTCGGTCCCGTACGCCATTTTCACCCCGCCCTGCACCGCCTTGCGAAAGTTCTCGCGCTGCGTGCGCCCAACCATCCGCTCCTTGTCGAGGATCTTCTGCGGATAGCCAAGCTTCTGGTATTCGCTCAGGATCCAGTCGTCGTTGTAGACATCCATCACGAGGTAGGTCCCCTTCTCCTTCGCCAGGCGGATCCCCTCGTCGTCGATGAACGACGCGTGCTCGACGGATGCCACGCCGGCGCGAATGGCGCGCTTGATCCCCTCGGCGCCGTGGGCGTGCGCCATCACGCGCTTTCCCCACATCGACGCCTCGTCGACCACCGCTTTCATCTCCGCCTGCGAGTACTGCGGCGCCCCGACCGACTCCTCTTCGCTCAGGACGCCGGCGGTGGCGATGAGCTTGACCTGATCGGCGCCCATCTTCACTTCCTGGCGAATGAGCTTGCGGATCTCGGCTTCGCCGTCGGCGATCCCCGACATCCCTCCCATCTTCAGGTAGGGGGAGAAGCCGCTCATGTCGCCGTGTCCGCCGGTGGCACCAACGGTGAGCGTGGCGGCGTGGATGCGCGGCCCCGGGATCTCGCCGCGATTGATCGCGTTGCGCAGGGCAATGTCGATGAGTTCCGCGGCGCCGGCATCGCGGATCGTGGTAAAGCCGGCGTCGAGCGTGCGCCTGGCGTAGACGTGCGCCGTCACCGCCGCATCGATCGGCGAACGGCGGAACATGTCGTCGTAGTAGTTCTCGCTGGGCTGCGACGTCACGTGCGTGTGCATGTCGAGGAGGCCAGGGAGGATCGTCTGGTTCCCCAGGTCGACGACCGCCGTGCCCGCGGGAATGGCCAGCGCGCTCCCCACGGCGGTCACCGTGTCCCCCTCGATGAGGATGACGGGATTGGCCACGACCGTCCCCTTCTCGGGATCGATCATGCGCGCGGCCTTCACGGCCAGGCGCCGCGGCGGCTGCGACTTCGCCGCGGCTTGCGCCGCCGCGAGCTGCAACGGCAGGGCGAGGGCGAGCAGCGGCGCCAGCCGCGAACGAAGCAGGGAGGCCACGAGCAAGCCGCGTGCAGTCATGCGCATACCACGTCCTGAAGAAGGCAACGGAAGATCGAAGGTTAGCGCGAGCCGGCCCCGGCGGGGGTCGCATCGTGCGTCATCCACCACTGCCTGGGGAGCGGGCGCTGGCGCGGCCAGACCTCGGCCAGCGAGTCGCCGTCGTACAGTCGCCCGTTCTTCATCACGTAGCGGATGGTGTTGGTGTTCCTGATGTCATCGAGCGGGTTGCCATCGAGCACGAGGAGGTCGGCGAGCTTCCCGCTCTCCAGCGACCCCAGGTGCTGCTGCAGCCCGATCGACTCGGCGCCATAGATCGTCGCCACGCGCAGGACGTCCATCGCCTTCATCCCGCCGCTGGCGATGCTCCACAGCTCCCAGTGCACGCCGAGGCCTTGCAGCTGACCGTGCCCGCCGAGCCCGACGCGTCCCCCGGCCTCGACGAGCTTCCTGGCCTGTTCGGCGAAGAGCTTGAACGAGTATTCGCTGTCGCGGAACCACTGCGGGCGCCGCAGGCCGCGGCGTTCGAGCTCGGAGAACGGGGTGAAGCGGGTGAGCTTGGCGTCGGCGAGGATGTCGTAGTGCTCGTACCACCAGTTCTCCGCCCACGGGCCGCCGTACTCCACCAGGAGCGTGGGGGTCCACGTCGTCCCGCTGCGGGCAAAGAGCTGCAACGCATCCTTGTAGAGGGGGGCGATGGGGAGCGTGTGCTCGATCCCGGCGTAGCCGTCCATCGCCTCGGTCATGTTCTTCTTGAAGTCGAGCCCACCTTCCAGCGTCGGCGTGATCTTCTGCTCGCGCGCCGCCATGGCGATCCATTGCCGCTGGCGGCGGTCGCCGGCCTGGTACTGCTTGATTGTCTCGGTGAGGTAGAACTCCGAGTAGCGCGTCATCACCTCGCGTGCGTCGTCGGCGCTGGCGACGTTGTCGTAGGCGAATATCCCGGGGCCGGTGGCGTAGATGCGCGGGCCGATGATCTGTCCCACCTCGACCGCATCGCCGTAGGTGACCACGTCCGACTGCGACGTCTGCGGATCGCGCGTGGTGGTGACGCCGTAGGCGAGGTTGACCGTGTACATGTACGGTTGCGGCGAGTGGACGCCCCACTGCGGCCACATGTGGGCGTGCACGTCGACCAACCCGGGCATGATCGTCTTCCCGGCGACGTCGATCGTGCGCGCGCCGGCGGGGATCGTCACCGAACCCT
This genomic interval carries:
- a CDS encoding SusC/RagA family TonB-linked outer membrane protein — translated: MQRYVSARRASWHLAALVAMAIATMAGPLTAQQTGRIRGRITDADDKSALPAAQVQVVGTTLGAATGATGQYVVSGVAAGTVTLRVRRIGYTSVTQQVVVPAGGEVTADIALTRAATQLAEVITTATGDVEKKSFGNVVATVNADSLLGKAPITNVNELLQARTAGLQVIQGTGQTGASSSIRIRGASSLSLTNEPLIIIDGIRFDNSPAASNFSSIRVNRLGTLNPDEIESLDVIKGPSAAALYGTAAANGVIVIRTKRGTVGAPKWTIFAEGGAVSQPASFTSNYQGWGTNLNAAGQRVGGPVQCKVFAAARKACVVDSVTSYNPWTAAETDPFQTQPRYTTGLQVSGGSDQLRYFLSGEYQNEVGPYTMPDYEINRITTLRGSRPTDREINPNELTMAAMRGNFSISIRPNLTLDVNSGYIRRDLYNAFEGTFFAGMTFQYMTGPGFKNATNGLQREFVGDVFGVEGKLRDDRFTASSALNWQPYSWLTARAVVGLDQTNSFGYRQQLRGQGPQVGVSWGPISNEGGKDYDRSNNSRYTLDVGATATKDFTNQISLRTSVGAQRFFDALYQSQGRGYGLPPGASTPNSARQRESWEFTSEEATYGAFIEEAVSWRDRLFLTGAMRTDQTSAFGREAKRTIYPRAAVSYVISDEAWFPKLPGVDRLRLRTAYGKAGVQPSTIAALQFLGAAAFPTGTSADEPGLRLASIGNQDLKPEVTTEVEGGFDVGFLDGRINVEATMFRKLSRDALYNRPLPPSYGTAIGSGSPTQWQNLAAVENRGTELTVDVAVLRSRAFSLDLHANGSLLKNKLVDAGSVPLPTTPGARNEVGYPLFGLWDRKIESFADANGDGLIGDNEIVVSSALAYKGSSLPQREAGLSTTLGFLNRALQLSVLMDYRGDFYKRWQYEEWRCQSSGNCQAVNDPKASLADQAAATAANSSSKRTVWGYYVRNDFMKLREISANYTLPANLAARWLRSRSVSINVAARNLGYPWSKYPGIDPESNNSVANTGGGNSELTAQPPLRYFISRVNIQF
- a CDS encoding S9 family peptidase — its product is MRLRLIGLTLSSAALATSGTAQTFSLDHFANIARVSDLRLAPASDRAVFVVAWPNYESNAFESEIVEVDLRTRVQRTLTQRKTASSPRWSPDGDRLAFLAAVEGKTQLFVLPTRGGEAVQVTRSPTGVGSFAWRPDGLGFAFTAAPSPASRGRWDDAFEVNGNDYLTLAAPRTVHLWTIAADGGAATRVAEGEWSIPSLFATVSWSADGKKLYFTRQESPGTREWERRELSVVDIATGRITPVPGLEDKRCGAGWPSPDGSRLLVSCPVDGHVKNQSELAVLSLDGGVFTRLTASLDRNFSRGTWRGDSRAVIAAAPDGTASGVWELPLGGAPRRIDVGRVGVNDLDLTADGSLVFIGSEALRPPELYLLRAGASVPERLTNIHATVAALTLGKVEAMTWKSDDGLPLSGILTFPPDFDPSRRYPLLLNIHGGPWGSSREVFAARNQLLAGKGFVVFEPNYRGSDNMGNALYSAVYRDHGAGPGRDVMAGLAILKKRAWVDTTRIGVSGWSYGGYMTTWLIGHYTGWKAAMAGAAVIDLVDDYNLNDLSLYIRAYGETLSFPKDLALMKEQSPMTYVDNMRTPLLLLSNTGDVRVPVTQSYKLYNALKERGREVRMKLWPVAGHFPADPWRARDIDREWAEFFVQRLK
- a CDS encoding amidohydrolase family protein — encoded protein: MRMTARGLLVASLLRSRLAPLLALALPLQLAAAQAAAKSQPPRRLAVKAARMIDPEKGTVVANPVILIEGDTVTAVGSALAIPAGTAVVDLGNQTILPGLLDMHTHVTSQPSENYYDDMFRRSPIDAAVTAHVYARRTLDAGFTTIRDAGAAELIDIALRNAINRGEIPGPRIHAATLTVGATGGHGDMSGFSPYLKMGGMSGIADGEAEIRKLIRQEVKMGADQVKLIATAGVLSEEESVGAPQYSQAEMKAVVDEASMWGKRVMAHAHGAEGIKRAIRAGVASVEHASFIDDEGIRLAKEKGTYLVMDVYNDDWILSEYQKLGYPQKILDKERMVGRTQRENFRKAVQGGVKMAYGTDAGVYPHGMNGKQFAKMVEWGMTPMQAIQAATVNAADLLGTPGKVGVLKPGAWADLIAVKGDPLKDVSELERVKVVIKGGVVVKKEATPPTT